Below is a genomic region from Syngnathus typhle isolate RoL2023-S1 ecotype Sweden linkage group LG3, RoL_Styp_1.0, whole genome shotgun sequence.
tgtgctttttttcgcACTCCAGCAGGCGCTGTCAACGGGGCCGAGAAGCCGGGTAAAGACTGCACCTCTCGGGGCTTCCGGGAGTTGAAGGAAGCCCTGAGGATCTTGGAGAGCCTCAAGAACATGACTGTGGAGCAGCTTTGGACCGGCCTCTCGCCGACATCCCCCACCTCGGTCGCACCGGCTTCGGCAACTAACGTTGCAAGCCCGGCGCCGCCCTCAGCCACCGAAAAACCTAACAAGGAGAAGCGCTTCCTTGATGACCTCAAGAAGCTGCAGGAGAACTTGAGAAAGACGCTGGATAATGTGGCTAttgtggaggaggagaaaatggAGGCTGTCGTAGAAGCCGGCGGGGTTGCGGGTACAAAGGTATCTTCTGAGAATCCTTGAGTCAGTCATCTGTGTCAATTTGATTTCTCTTCCTCTTGGGAATTTTTTTGTGTCTTTCCTTCTGTTTACGTACTATTCAGGCTGAGAAACCCGCAGAGGACAAGACACACCAGGAACCACAGACCCCGGTGGCTGGTCAGGAATGGCCCAGTGACTTTCTGAGTGACACACCTGTACTGTGCCAACAGAGTGGCGGCAGACCTGGCGTCACCTTTACCAGTGCCAAGGGTGAAGTGTTCTCTGTGTTGGATTGGGCGCCAGGTacaccatttttatttattttttagttctTTGTTATACATGTTGTGCTCCAGTGTAGTTGTGCTTGTCCTCGGGTTGTCTTATTGTAGTGCTATGGGAATACTTTAGTTTTCACTCAATGGTTTGATTCGCATCAGTTCAAAAAGCAAATGAAAACTGCTTTTTTCGTGAAGAGGAACATATTTAATTACATTTGAAGGGAAAAGTCAGCAGTTCAACTGACTTCTTTTTGTGAAATCTAATGCTATCGAAACATTAAAAATGGCATCCATTTGTAAAGCTTTCTTTGGTTCTGAGTGAATCAGTCAACCAAACCAGATATGACCATGCAGACTATCTCTCGGCCAGTTGTTTAAATTCTTTATGTTTGCGCAGAAACACActcctttcacaaaatggaattTCAGCCAGCCGAGGCCAAGAAGTTCTTCAGCACCGTAAGAAAGGAAATGGCTCTGCTAGCGACATCACTGCCAGATGGCATCATGGTCAAAACCTTTGAAGATCGCATGGTGGGTTTGCAAGTCTgaaatacatacacatatattttGTGTTTAGTCTTTAATAAGCTAAATGATTCCATGtttatttagcatttttttgtctttctcccACACAGGACCTCTTTTCGGCTCTAATCAAGGGACCAAATCGCACGCCTTATGAGGACGGCTTGTTCCTGTTTGACATCCAGCTGCCTAACATTTATCCGTCCCTGCCGCCTCTTTTCCGTTACCTGTCTCAGTGCAGCGGCCGCCTCAATCCCAATCTCTACAACAACGGCAAAGTCTGTGTCAGTCTGCTTGGCACCTGGATCGGCAAGGTAAATGGCCGCTACGTGTTGGTCATTTCAATCTTTTAGGAATTTTTGACTCCTATTATGCAATGGAGATAAAATAGTCAGCCGTGTCCTTCATTTGTTTCATCAACAGGGCACAGAGAGATGGACCAGCAAGTCCAGCCTGCTGCAAGTCCTCATCTCCATACAAGGTGagcgcatccatccatccatcctcaacCACTTGCCCCGTTCAGGGTCATGGTTGAGCTGGAAAAATATCCCAATGCACTTTGGGTAAGATGTACGAATGGGAAGCTCGAGCCACCTCATGATAGGATTATAATTCATAGAACCACATTTTGATTACCCATTAAAGATGCATTTCTATATTTCCAGTTGTGTGTCTGTGGAATTAATAACATTATATAGGTAATGAGTCGTATTGCTGTGATTAGAAATAGTTGAATATGCTTACTACAACTGTCTGAAACAAaagagatgatttttttttttttttttaatgtgtttttccCCCACAGTGGAGCGATTTGAAAATTGCATTCTACTTTATCGCGATGTCGATTTGCATTTGATTAATTGTTCAGCCCTATTTAAAAATTGTATTAGGTGGCATGTGAGTGCCACGGTCTTATACTATTCCATCTTTCGCGTCACCCGGCAGGTCTGATCCTGGTCAATGAGCCTTACTACAACGAGGCGGGCTTTGACAGCGACCGCGGCCTCCAGGAAGGTTATGAAAACAGCCGTTGTTACAATGAGATGGCCCTGATCAAAATGGTTCAGTCCATGACGCAACTGCTGCAGAATCCCGTGGAGGTGTTCAAGCAGGAGATCCGGGAgcactttgtctccaacggctGGCGCCTGGTCCACCGCCTGGAAATATGGCTGGAGCTTCATGATGGGGCCGAAAGGGGCCACGCTTCACGCGCTGCCTCCAGGGCTCATCACGCCAAACCGTCTTGCACTGAGGCTGCAGAGGAGCAAGCAGCCGTGGCCCACGGCACCCCCAGGAAGGCGGGAGACAGTATTATAGAGGAGGAGCCAGAAGAAGCGGGACTCAGTCCGTCCACTACGTCCACCTTTCAGCAGGAGAGTGGCCAGATTTCAGACCGCGACGGCTCCCGAGGGTTTGCCGACCACAAGGATGCCGCTTCGGTCACGTCAGAACCGGTTTCCGCCGCCGGCGACGGAGGGTTCGGCCAGCCGGTGGTGCGACCCAAGAAACGGAGAAAGAGCTATCGTAGCTTCCTCCCCGAGGGCAGCGGCTATCCGGACATCGGCTTCCCTCTCTTCCCGCTCTCAAAAGGCTTCGTAAAGAGTGTCCGCTGCGTGCTGCTGCGGTATCGAGCCGCCCTGGAGGCCGCATCCATCCCTGACCGCGCTAAGGACGAGTAAGTGCCTCTTCACACCGCTGCACTATCTGCTCCTCTTGTCTCCATCTCTTTCCATCAAGCTGCAGAGGAGCTTTTTACCACTGCAGCTGCACCCTGAGATAGCAGCTGGTAACCCAAAAGCTTTTCTGCCAAGTTAAATTGATGTCAACATCAAAACAATTGATCAAGATGTCAACATTTCATGCACTTTATTCAGCAAACCCACATTACGTAAATCCCCGCATGTGGAACCGCAACTATCCAAGGGTTCATTGTAgttcatctttctttttttctctctctccagtGAATCCAAGTGACTTGTGTACCCCTTAACGTCTCTGATCTGCTTGTGTTTCCTTTTGCGGGTGCCACCTAAtctcctgtctttttgttctccGTCAGTGACACATAAAGATACAAAGGACCTCAACTGCAATGCGTTACAGAGACCCCCATCTGCACTCGAAGCAGATGAATGTTCCCCCAACCCCCTTTTGTCAGTGGTGGAGATTGAAAACAATGGAAAGAACAGTGCCAAGGCCCTGATGACCACCCCGGGTTTCAATTTTGCTTGAAAAGCTCACAACCTGTTGAGAAATACCACCGGGTTCCTGTTTAAAGCCCCGTTCTGCTGCCACTTTGTAGCACCGCTGATGCCATCAGTGGACCAACTTGCACTGATGTCTCCATCCAATTGTGTCAAGCAAGCATatgggaaggctttttatttctctctcgctccccccccccccctcctcaaacAAAACCACTTCTTTTCTGCCAAATTTTGCCAATACACAAATATTCTAAAATATACAGGATTTCATTAAACTTCCAACAGCTTGTTAGGTCATTCATAAGGCTTTTGTTTACTATattacagtggtaccttgacttacaaTATTGTATGACCTCACGATATCCATTCAGCGTCACAGTTTGTTGACATATGAATAAATTGACCAAATATCAGCTCAGTCACAGAATAAATTAAACTCGTAAACCAAGGTACCACTGGAATTTTGTGCTTTTGAAGTTCACTTTAAATCCACCCTTTATCACTTAAAGTCTACCTGAAataacacatgcgcacacacatactgtaCAACTATCACGTCCATTCCATCGTCTCATCAAAATGTTGCCTTACTTGAAAAGAATCTTGTACAGAGCTGCTGGTTTGGTTGTTGCCGTGTTAATCTCAAAGTTCCCTCATCTCTCTCACTGCATGAATGGCACCAAACTACACTTCTGATTGCTCCTCCCTGGCCACATGCGACTGGTTTCaaataaaattcaaataaaGTCAGTATAGCAATTTTCCACCAGCTCTCCTTTCTGGGTTTTATTTTGCCAGGTGACAGGTGATGCTGTACTTTACTGTGAATGAAAGTGACACACTTGTGCTTCCTGGGAGAGCAGAGCAGTCTTTGTTtacatctttttgttttgttaaaacaaCTTAatacatatctttttttttttttctgactaaGAAAATGCTTGTAAGTTTTACGTGTTATGCTTGTAAGCTTTCCGTGTGCTGCTGAACTAATTTGATGACTAGAGCTGGGAGTTTTTTTATGAAGGTGGGAATGACAATTTGTTGCACGCGCGCAGTTCTGTGCTGGATCAGGTTTCCTCGACATTCCTACATCATTATTTTGCTGCCTCTAATGCTACAGAGAAAGATTTTCTGTTCACTGTAGCGTCAAGCCTGATTGCTCTACTCTCTCCTCCTTACCTTCACACTGCTGTCTGTAAATGTCAGCCATCTTTTTACATCAAGTGCATACAAGCTCCTCAAATTGATGCCATTGCTTGTGAAGTTGTCAAAGATCTGATCAAGCACGTTGCTTTTTAGCAATATTCTTTGTATATCTTCTCCCACACAAGCCAAAGCATGTAATATTTTGCTTTATAATTTGCCTTTCTGGCAGGCAACACAGACTTGACTGTACTATGTCATCTCCATAGTGGCctgttttatttataaatatatatactatatatatatatatatatatagatagatagatagatgcatACATAAAGAGTTGAAGTTATGATTTGTAGCCTGATTCCCGGATGTCATACGGATGTCATGGATGTATAAACTCAGAGATGTGCTGATGCTTGGGCAATATGTACAAAATAatttcattgcttttttttttttttaattgcatttgttGAGACAGATGTATAACATTAAAATTTGCAAGCATTATCATAATGATGTTTCTATTGTTTATTTGGATCCCCACTGTGCTACCGGGAAGTCGAGGAGACAACCAAGAATTGTACATACATGTGATTCAGCACGATTGTGAGGACAAgacctgaaaaataaaaagttgaaagGATGGCTATTCCAAAAGGAGTAGCCTCTATGAGAAATTACTCACCAAGACTTTCTGAAGTAGCCTTTTATTTGTCAATCATAGCACCAAACATTAAATTGCCAACTACAGACATTTGCCTCCTGGGAAAATAGAGCTTTCTAGATTGATAAAATGAGTCATCATCACTCACCAAAAATCAAACTAAATCGCCCTGAACAAGCAAGAAATGAAATCATGAGCCTAtgatgacttcaaccagtaggtgtcggtaatgcgcatggAAGCTaactgattggctgtttgatctgtcacttggacactctattaggtacactgctATTTTCAGCAATTacacgcaattacactttattctagtactgccaaaaaaaaagcctgttccccagggtcacacgcgcccccccaggaatagcaccgcgcccccaattgcgcgtttactacagcagggggcagtggcgctctcattgttacttctgtcacgtttgcgacagtgcaacattttacgacttacaagacaagttaggatagtcacggtggggagggggggcgcgaatagttttcttcttgctaggggaggggggcgtaacagaaaataattgagaagcactgggttaaataaaggttaacctaaaaaaaaaaaaaaaaaaaaaagtgaaccctgaactttgaacccgcggtgaccctgcggtgaccccgcggtgaccccgtggtgacccctgggtgacctttgaaccctgaactttcaactctagttaaaaattgaaaatgtgcacatgaccccgtgaactttgaaccgacctttgacccctgggtgaactttgaaccgacctttgacccctgggtgaactttgaaccgtaaactttgacctttgaaccctagctaattacgttttttttttttttttaaaccggcatagcagaacgatccatggtcttcagatgccgcgctgtcgccatctcctggtcagttagtgaaatgcttttgctgatgtttttttttctctcaattaaaacaaatcaattagccagttggttttctttatttaatatctattatcagacaaaaccaaattgtgaatcagtcacctaggctatagcagaacaaacaatccatggtcttcagatgccacgctgtcgccatctcctggtcagctagtgaaatgcttttgctgttttttttccctctcaattaaaacaaatcaatcagccagttggttttctttatttaatctcttaaaacaaatcaatcagccagttggttttctttatttaatctctgatatcagacaaaaccaaattgtgaatcagtcacctaggccagtgcttctcaaatacttctgtcacgtttgcgacagtgcaacattttacgatttacaagacaagttaggatagtcacggtggggagggggggcgcgaatagttttcttcttgctaggggggggcgtaacagaaaacaattgagaagcactgggttagtgACACAGACTCTTGCTCGGTAGGGacttggttcgatcccaggtcTGAGAATAAACAATATTGTGCAATTAACCCTTTATTCTTTTTTACCTCgcgtagtgtacctattgaagtgtccatgaggtgtacctacacaaattgtcatatagagcagttaaccaaatgtttgatttttgttttaattggcgaatattgaaaacaaggaataaaacaccagacaagttttaacataaatgtttattaaaagtaataataatattaaaagtaaatttcaaaccatcaATCCAATGTGAAATAGCAGTGGTTATATTGGAtgacaatatttaggcgtatatatgcatacacgttatttaaaaactattaGTGTTATAAAATcgagattacccaaagagaagcataatctccccgttgttgcataacggcccatcccttcatgcaataaaattagccgttagcttggagaaaacgcgcataaaagaagtggtgtttcattgagtggttctttctttccttgacaAATCGCAAATCTACATTCTgtcttacatagttcacgccaggagggagacgcaacacgttcactgactgatccgttgatgcacaggaACGAAGGCAGTTGACCCATTGGCTctttcgcgaacgggaaagtcactgattcgttcgttggtgaacgggaaatgcaattcacgactcgtttgtaaacaggaagttacgtcattttcttcttcgtttagttttacggcgaggtggcaccagcttcaatgggtattactgacacctactggttgaagtcatataaaCTGAacaaagaacgaatcacttaaggaagattcgttcactctcgttcactgaaagaaatccgttcttttgaacgaatcgttctctcacgagccaacactagtgagagagagagagattgttGTATGAAAGCATCAACAAAAAGTGTAAGTGAGCTACAGTATAAAAGGGTTAAAATAAAGCAAGACAACAACTAACATGGGTCTGGATACTTTCATTCTGCGCTATAATTTGTCTTAAAGGTGTCTGACTACTGTACACAAAATAATGTTTTCAAATTAATCTAGGGAAGAGCCAATATAAACTTCGGGGGAAAGAAACTGACTGCATTAAAATTTGTATACCACAACTATTTTGGGCCATTGgcttagcataccgtatcattaGCTTGTTGtagctggttcatgtctgtttttggtgttggaCTTTGTCAAGTAAATTTACCCCAAAAGGCGacctatactccggtgcgacttatatatgttgtttttttcactattgtgcattttatggctgatacgacttgtactccggagcgactttatACATGCATGGTGCTGAATCTGTatgcatccattcattttcattcGCAGGGTACATATAGACCAAAACAAATCTTTTCTCGTACGCTGAACTGTCTCACTGGAAATCAAAGGGTATACCAGTACAGCCACCATAAAGCTGCACTAAAAGGATACACAAAATGCTCAAAGGGCTTTCGATCCAAATCCTTTCACGTTGTTGTTGACATGTGGCGCGCGGGTTGGTGGTATGACGAAGAGAACTTATATCCTCGTCATACCACCAAGTGATCCAGGATAAGTCACAAcacgcaaaaacaaaaaacccctCCTTACCCCCTCTCAATATGATTATTGTTCAGCTTCAGCTCACTCACGTGTTGAAAAGGTTTGCTTATCCAGCTGGGAACTTAAGGATTACCACGCGGTCTAAGGTGCGCTGTGTGAAGGCTATAAAAGGTCCTGGTGCGCAAGGCTGGAGCTCAGTCTTCTTTACGCACGATACCGGCAGGATCGACAGAGCAGAAGGAAACGGGAGaaaaagaaggggaaaaaacaatcaGGCAGTTAACTAATTTGCCGTTCCCACGTAGGTTTCTTTACTTTACACTTCTGAAAGTAGTTTTGAAAGCATGTCAGTGGTGAGCTCCATGACGTTCCCGAAGCCGCTCCACATGCGCTCTCCAGTCTCGCAGGGACGTCGACACACGCTGCCGGCCAGCGAGTTCCGCTCCCTCAGCCCTGAAGACGCCATCAGCGTATTTGAGATCGAGAGAGAAGGTAACCGAGCAATGTCTATCTTGGGTTGAACAGTGGTGTCCAAAGCGCAGCTTGTGGGCGACTTGTGGCCTGATGCATATTCTAATTGGCCCGGTAACGAGAAAACCTTGAGATATTGAAAGCTTGACAATTAGTTAGTGgaattcaaaataaacctgtAACATAAGATGACTGTTATTAGATGACACatttaaaatgtgatttttttttaaacatgtttaAATGTGGGGCATTTCACTTCAATCTTTCTGTACATGACCCTGAGTTGTAAAAGATTGGACATCCCTGATCGACATCAACTATTAGTGAAAATTCATTTGTCCGCATATCCACTTACAGCATTCATCTCAGTGTCTGGTGAGTGCCCTCTCCTGCTGGATGAGGTACGTCATTTCCTGACGCTGTGTCCCGAGCTGTCACTGGGCTGGTTCGAGGAAGGACGTCTGGTGGCTTTCATTATCGGCTCACTGTGGGACCGAGAGAGACTTAACATGGTAAGAGTCAACACATATCCAAGTAACTTCTGTTTACTCGTCATGTGGTGCACGGGCATCTCAATAAATTAAGATATCTTAGAAAAGTTAATTAATTCCAGTGATTCATTTCAAAAAGTGAAAACAGATCAAGGGATTTATTATACACTATCAACTGAAAACACTTTTCAGAAGGTTAATttcagtatttaaaaaaatatatatatttcttgagTAGTATTCTAATTTCTTCAGATTGttaattttctttttgcagcaagcaaaataaaataaaaccatgaCATATTTCACTCTGTGCACAGTGAATCTAGTAATGAATGGGCTTCACTTTGTGAacaactgggaaaaaaaatcagttttgaGCTATTCTCAAATAGTCCAAAAATGTTTCCTGAAAAACAACATAGTCAGTGAATGTATTTTGATACTAGCTCAAAGTTGCAATGGCAGGTTGTGCATCTGCACACCCACACCTTCAGACGGATACCAAACCTCTTAATGCAGATTCAGACTGACCTGTAGTTGTCTTTCAGGATGCCCTGACCCTCCACAAGCCTCACGGCATGACGGTCCACATCCACGTCCTGGCTGTCCACCGCACCTTCCGCCAACAGGGCAAAGGTTCAATCCTGATGTGGCGCTACCTGCAGTACCTCCGCTGCTTGCCATACGTTCGGCGAGCTGTGCTCATGTGCGAGGACTTCCTGGTTCCCTTCTACCAGAAGTCCGGTTTCAAGGTGCAGGGCCCCAGTGAGATCACAGTCGGGCCACTCACCTTCACTGAAATGCTCTACCCGGTCAGGGGCCATGCCTTCATGCGTCGCAACAGTGGATATTGAGacttgggacttttttttttctcaggatgGATACCAGTGGCAGGCCCCTGGTTGGAAAAGGAACAGTTTAAGAGACATTAGGCTCAGTGATCATCTCTTTAAAACatagacatttttaaaaaacattgcTTTAGAGAAAGGTCTAAAAGAATGCATCCATTAGGAAAAATATTAggttttatattttctttttttttttatatctttataTTGCATTTGATAAATGCTGGACATTTACTATCAGTTTTCTATGTACAGTACAGTGGACATATGCCCCAATACTTCTGTCCATATAGTTTATCCAAGCCATGCAGCCACAAGTCTATAAAGAGGCTGGAATAATTCAGATCTATTAAACACTACCATTTAAAGAACATACAAAAGAGCACAATAGTCGATGATTTCTTAATGTCGCTTATCCTGATAAGCCATTCAAGCTTCTTGCCTTCTCTGTTTGTAAAGATACTCAGCCTCTGTGCCTGCTGAAGTCTTGAATCAAGACAAATGTGGTTGAAATAgttttgtaatgttttgttcTGAAGATAATAAAGAATATATTTTCGAGTTTGTCAGTGTTTGTGTCCTTAAAAACTGCCTCGGTCGGCTATCTATATATtgttaaaaatacaattaacaGTATTTAACAGTTCTTCTGGAAATGCATCAGTTCATCATAGCATTAACAATATCACAAAGTATTACCCAATTCTAATTACAAAAATACAACATCAAATAACAAAATAGGTTGAGGTACATTTCAAGACACACATCAttaataaagtgtcatttatttttttacatgattGCTTTAACATTACATTGATTTTCAAATTAGCTTAAAGTAGACCTTTGATGTCAAAAATTAATGTTCATGTTGCCCTTTTGCCCTTTTTCTAAAAAAGTCATTTGGTCCGAGTGCTAATAGGTGCTGTGAAATCATGATTATTTTGGGGGGTTCAATTGAAACACTCACATGcattcaagttaaaaaaaaaagaaaaaaaggcacagTGCAGAGGGTTCCTTTAAACAGGCAGTCCAAAGAGAAACAAAGGGCAATCTTGGTGCTTAAAAGAGAAGGAATTTGAAATCGTTACAGGCTAAAATGTGTTCAAAAGGGAAGTTGAATCGTTACAGGCTAACATTTgttcaaaggaaaaaaaaaaaaaaaaagagatgaacAATAAATTATTACATCTCATGTTTTACATAATGTCAAATGACCTGCAAGCCAACAGATAAATCTCATGGCTCCCTTCATTTCTTATTCCCTCAGCATTGATCACTCACAGCCGCTTCCTGAATGGCTGTGGTTAGTAACAAACTGAAGGTGGGTAGAATGGCAGCAACTCTAATCTCACCTCTGCCCACCACTTCTGTTGACCTAAACAATGTACACTTTTCAAAAACTACTGGCCTGCCAAGACAAGAGGATCTCTTCAAAACACAGAAATTCATTAAAACAACAGATTTGTCCAGTGTTTGACCCCAATGTTATTTATGTGGGGCATCCGGTTCACCCAAGTTGACAATGGTGGTATCTATTTCCGTTGGATCAGCCTTCGCCTGTATGCTTTTAAAAATGCTGAACAAAACCAGTGATGCTTCTTTGGTTTCATCCTGCTTTTTGCATTTGAGGTCCTGAGTAATTTTCCCATCCGCAGGGTCTAAAGATGCATTGGCCGAGCAGCAGGTAAATACTGGCAGAGTCCGACCTTTATGGAAGTGTGTTAATAATCAGACTCTGCTGATAAAACAACCTTTACCTTtgataaaacaacaataacagaAGTCACAATTGCCAAAGATTTAAAGAGCACTTAGAAAACCTGGATTATCTCTGGTTATCTTGGTCACAGAGGTAATGACTAGTGCACCACATGGTTAATGTCGTGATCAATATCGTACTTCTCGCAGAACTTGTTCGTGAAGGGCAGGCATGTCAGATGCTCCAGCCAGTGCCAGTTAATGGGGTATATATAAAACCAAACAATGAGCGATGAGAACAGGCCAATGTAGGCCAGGAGCGAAACGCCAATGAGGATGCGTTTACGGTACTTGTCAAAAGTTCCAAATGTAACGTAGGGCAAAAAGGCAAACGAGAGCAGCATGCCGCTGAGGAAGCCAAAAATGTGGGCGATGTTGTCGATCCAGGGTAGAAGGCCGCacaagaagaggaaaaaaacaattcccaagagttttaaaaaagctttccatGGTTTCTCCAACATCTGCCAACCTTGAAAGAGCTCAACAAATAGGCACGCTAGGAGGCCGAACTGAGAACCTGCCGGACCCACCTGGAGGGATAGAAAGACATAACGTGAAGTCATTCACGTCACAAGAAAACAACATCCGGAACACTCAATTATGGATCTCGTTCTGACCTTTCTGCGTGtactttgcatgttcttccccacacttgtttgttttctatttttctttACATTATAGTTGGAACTTCCTCATTGCAAGACTTAAAAAGGAATACTTGAAAATATAGTTGACTAGAGCAAGAGCAATTAGCACAGAAAAGTCAGGGTCAAGGGAGGTATGTTTAGCCAGTCTATTGTCGGAAAGGCGAGAGGATTGGCGTAAATGACGTCAGGTCTGATTTTGGAGTCTTGCCTGGTTGTAAAATGGCAGATGGCTAATCTGTGAAGACAAccaaattccacaaacagacAGAAGAACGATTCACAGCGCGTCTACCCACACGGCCCAGACGGCAAGGCTGACAAGTTTCAAACGCACAACATGGTCGCTTGTCATTGGCTGAGATCAAGCCTTTATCGGAGACGCTATCACGAGGCagtaatgttctttttttcctaGAACTGCCCAAGAATCACCCGTTGGGATAAGCATGGCCTCACACTCCTACTTTCGCAACCTGAGGTCTGCGCAATCTTTCCAAAAATCTGCAACGTGTAGATATTGGCATCAAACACGAGTTATTCAAGTAATTTCACTAAATCTTCTTAACCCCACACTTAAAGGGTAATCCACTTACACCACCTTCTTAAGTGGCTTTACTGTCCTGTGCGACGCTTCCTGTAGGTATTCCTGGTGT
It encodes:
- the aanat1 gene encoding serotonin N-acetyltransferase yields the protein MSVVSSMTFPKPLHMRSPVSQGRRHTLPASEFRSLSPEDAISVFEIEREAFISVSGECPLLLDEVRHFLTLCPELSLGWFEEGRLVAFIIGSLWDRERLNMDALTLHKPHGMTVHIHVLAVHRTFRQQGKGSILMWRYLQYLRCLPYVRRAVLMCEDFLVPFYQKSGFKVQGPSEITVGPLTFTEMLYPVRGHAFMRRNSGY